In Pedobacter heparinus DSM 2366, the following are encoded in one genomic region:
- the ung gene encoding uracil-DNA glycosylase: MSVAIEESWLKVLKDEFEKPYMKSLKAFLLEEKQKGYKVYPKGADIFNALNHTPFDKVKVVILGQDPYHGTGQAHGLSFSVQKGITVPPSLKNIYKELSADIPGFSIPNHGNLTQWADEGVLLLNATLTVRAHEAGSHQGKGWEIFTDKIISELSEKRTGLVFLLWGRYAQNKAVLIDQKKHTIIAAAHPSPFSAYNGFLDSKPFSRANAKLIEQGQSPINWQIT; the protein is encoded by the coding sequence ATGTCTGTAGCAATAGAAGAAAGCTGGTTAAAAGTACTTAAAGATGAGTTCGAAAAACCCTATATGAAATCGCTTAAAGCTTTTTTACTGGAAGAAAAACAAAAGGGATATAAGGTATACCCTAAGGGTGCTGATATATTTAATGCCCTTAACCACACCCCTTTTGATAAGGTAAAAGTAGTTATTCTGGGTCAAGATCCCTATCATGGGACCGGCCAGGCCCATGGTTTGTCTTTTTCTGTGCAGAAAGGGATTACCGTCCCCCCCTCCCTGAAAAATATTTATAAGGAACTGTCTGCCGATATTCCTGGTTTCAGCATTCCCAATCACGGTAACCTAACCCAATGGGCTGATGAAGGTGTTTTACTCTTAAACGCAACTTTAACTGTAAGGGCCCATGAAGCAGGTTCACACCAGGGAAAGGGCTGGGAAATTTTTACTGATAAGATCATCAGTGAGTTGTCTGAAAAAAGGACAGGCCTGGTTTTCCTTTTATGGGGCAGATATGCACAAAATAAAGCTGTATTGATTGATCAGAAAAAACATACCATCATTGCCGCAGCACACCCCTCGCCCTTCTCGGCCTATAACGGTTTTTTAGATAGCAAACCTTTTTCCAGGGCCAATGCTAAACTTATTGAACAGGGGCAAAGCCCCATTAACTGGCAAATCACTTAA
- a CDS encoding Lrp/AsnC family transcriptional regulator: MATELDKTDFKILKLLQENGRMTNLLLSQEIGLSPAPTLERVRKLEVSGFIKSYHALVDEEKLGLGIKTFIQVQLDFHKNNTIQIFLDEVNQIKEITECHHVTGQADFLLKVYVNDIKAYERLIMDKISKISVVKTFQTMMIMSTTKKEPIVPLEY, encoded by the coding sequence ATGGCGACAGAACTAGATAAAACGGATTTTAAAATTCTTAAATTATTACAGGAAAATGGAAGGATGACAAATTTACTATTGTCTCAGGAGATCGGACTTTCTCCTGCACCTACATTAGAACGTGTAAGAAAGCTTGAAGTATCTGGTTTTATTAAAAGCTACCATGCCCTGGTTGATGAAGAAAAGCTGGGTTTGGGTATAAAAACCTTTATACAGGTACAGCTCGATTTTCATAAGAACAATACCATCCAGATTTTCCTGGATGAAGTGAACCAGATCAAAGAGATTACAGAATGCCACCACGTTACGGGACAGGCTGATTTTCTTTTAAAGGTATATGTCAATGATATTAAAGCTTATGAGCGCCTGATCATGGATAAGATCAGCAAAATCTCAGTAGTAAAAACTTTTCAAACGATGATGATCATGTCTACCACCAAGAAAGAACCCATTGTTCCTTTGGAATATTAA